The nucleotide window ATGCCGCGGCTCATGGCTTCTTCTGCGGTCATCATCAGAACCGCAGCGGCGCCATCATTCAACCCGGACGCGTTCCCTGCTGTCACCGTCCCATCTTTCTTGAAGGCCGGGCGCAGTTTGGACAGAGAGTCTGCGGTCGTTTCCGGGCGAATGAATTCGTCCTTCTCGACAATGACTTCCCCTTTACGGGTCTGAATGGATACGGGCACGATTTCCGCATCAAATTTCCCGGCCTCCCGGGCCGCCGCCGCACGGCGCTGGGATTCAGCGGCCAGCCGATCCTGATTTTCCCGGCTGATGCCGCAGCTGGTGGCAACATTCTCTGCGGTGATACCCATGTGATAGTCATGGAACGCATCCCAAAGGCCGTCCTTGATCATGGTATCTTCCATGGTCGCTGGACCCATCTTGGTGCCTTTGCGCAGATTGATGGCATGGGGAGCCTGGCTCATATTTTCCTGACCACCGGCAATAACAATGGACGCGTCGCCGCACTTGATTGCCTGCATAGCCAGCCCCACTGCGCGCAATCCAGAACCGCAAACCTGATTGATGGTCAATGCCGTGGAGGTTTCCGGCAAGCCTGCCTTGATGGCGGACTGACGGGCCGGGTTCTGCCCCTGACCGGCGGTCAGAACCTGCCCCAGAATAACGTCAGAGATTTCCATGGGATCTACGTTTGATCTCTCGAGCAAGGCACGGATGACGGTTGCGCCGAGAGTATGCGCAGAGACATCCGCCAGTCCGCCATTGAAGTTGCCAACGGCTGTTCGTGCTGCTGCTGCAATGATGATATCGCTCATCACAATAGTCCAATTCTGTTTGGCTTCATTTGATCACTGAAAGACTGCCGAGAAATGAGGCGAACGCTCCCTTTGTCATAAAGCCCTCCCTCATCTCTCGACTGACACAGTCCGCGAGCTGACGCTATTCTTGCCCGTGGACGTGATTTGTCTTTGCAGGGCCTTCCCTGCGATCACTTCGAATTTGTGCCGGTCTAGTGACAGACCTGCATTTCACCGACAATCTCGGGCACAATGAGCGTTGCTTGCGTAGCCTCAAGAACCTGCTCGACAGTGACACCCGGCCCCACCTCGCGAAGCACAAGGCCGTCATCCGTCGGCTCGATCACCGCCAGATCGGTGACGATCAGATCGACCCGACGCAGTGCGGTCAGAGGCAGATCGCATTCCTTGACGATCTTGGGGCTGCCTTTGGCAGTGTGTGTCATTGCGACAATGACCCGCTTGGCGCCTGCCACCAGGTCCATTGCCCCGCCCATACCGGGAACCATCTTGCCCGGAACCATCCAGTTGGCCAACTGGCCTTTCTCGTCAACCTGCAAACCGCCAAGCACGGTCACGTCGAGGTGACCGCCACGGATCAGGCTGAAGGACATGCAGGAATCAAATGCACATGCTCCGGGATCGGCACTGATGGGGCTACCACCTGCATCAGTCAGATCTTCATCCTGAAGATTGGGATCATTCAGGCTGCTCATGCCGACGATACCGTTTTCCGACTGGAAAAAGACTTCGACATCCTTGGGCAGAAAGTCCGCCACCATGGTCGGCAAGCCGATGCCGAGATTGATCAAGTCACCGCTCTTGAGCTCTTGCGCAACGCGGCTCGCAATCAGGGTTTTGCTATCCATTGACCCGCTCCTTGGCTACGAGATAATCGACCAGAACATGAGGGGTGGCGATCACATCAGGAGAAAGCGTACCACGCGGCACAAGCGTCTGGGCTTCAACAATGACGGTCTCTGCTGCCATTGCCATCAATGGGTTGAAATTGCGCGCCGTCAGATTGTAGGTCAGGTTGCCCAGATGGTCGGAAATCTTGGCATTGACCAATGCGAAATCCGCCTTCAGGGGCTTGGCCAGAATGTAGGTCTTCCCATCGATCTCGATCAGAGCCTGCCCGTCTTGGGCTGGAGTTCCGACGCCGGTCGGTGTTACGACGGCTCCCAGCCCTGACCCGCCGGCCCGGATGCGTTCGGCCAGAGTGCCTTGCGGAACGAGCTCGACCTCAATCTCACCGGCGATCATTTTTTGCTGCGTCAAGGGATTGGTGCCGATATGGCTGGTAATCACTTTCTTGACCAGACCAGCTTCTACCAGTTTACCAATGCCGCAGCCGGGGCGGGCTGTATCGTTGGCAATGATGGTCAGATTGCCTTTTTTCTGTTTCACCAGTTCATCGATCAGGCGTGGAGGAGTTCCAACTCCCATAAACCCGCCGATCATGAGAACAGCCCCATCGGGAATCTTCGCGATGGCGTCCTCAAGGGAAATGACGTTTGACATTTGTGTAACCTTCGAGAATGTGAGTGACTCCGGGAGCAGAGGGAGGACATGCAACCCGGAGTCTTTGGGGCCTCAAGCGCTCGGTTCGGCAATTTCCATTGCCAGAAGAGCGGATGCGAGGCACTTGCCATGAGGATCAAGAGCCAGAGAGCGGGTCACGCCGCCTCCCAGAGCCTTCTGCATGACGAAATTCAACGCGCCGATGGATGGAATTTCGTAGCGCACGACTTCGCCATGAACGATGCCTTCGAAGTGCGCCTTGACCTTTTCGGCTGTCACTTCCTTTGCAAGATGCTCATAATTCTTGGAGTCATAAGCGATCACGGAGATATTGGAGATGTCGCCCTTATCACCGGTACGCGAATGCGCAATATCAAAGAGTTTCATTGGTTCAATCCTCGATAAACTGGACGGAAGGGACAACAAAGTCGCGCGGCAGAAGCGCCGACAACATGGCAACAACCTGCTTGGCAGATTTGCCTGCACCACCACCACTGGCCGGACCGTTGGTATAGAGGGTTTCGACCTCATTACCGATCTTGACCGCTTCTTTCATGGTATCGCAGCGCCCGGCGACCCGAATGCGCACTTCCGTCGGCTCTGGCTGGGGCGCCAGCACATCACCGTGGATGGCATTGACCCCGATCAGATCGAATCTCAGCTCACTGGTCTCGACTTTGCCGATTTGCAATCTTTCCTTGACGATTTCCAGGGCCAGTTTGCCCCGAGCGACGCAGCCCGGTCCCGCATAGGACATTTCGCCTTCGCCGATATAGCCATCGACATAGCCAACAGACGCCTTCAGAGTTGCAGGTCTTTCACGCCCGGTCACATTGCCAACCTTGACCCGATCCTTGGCGATCTGCTCGAAGGTGATTTGCGAGAAGTCTGCGGTCACGTCCGGGGTCAGATAGCTGCGAGGATCATGCACTTCATACAGGATCTGCTCTTTGCAGGTATCAACGGTGACAGAGCCGCCAGCTTCGGCAATCTTGGTGATAACGATTTCACCATTTTCGCTCACTTCCGCAATAGGGAAGCCAAGATGGCCAAGCCCCTCGATGTCCTTCTTGCCGGGTTCAGCATAGTAGCCGCCGGTGACCTGACCACCACATTCGAGCAGATGGCCAACTGCAGTGCCTTTGCCCAGCTTGTCCCAGTCATCCAGAGCCCAGCCGAATTCGACAATCTGTGGAGCCAGGAACATGGACGGATCGGCAACGCGACCCGTGATAACAACATCAGCGCCGTCCATCAGGGCCTTTGCAATTGGCTCTGCCCCGACATAGGCATTGGCGGAGACGATGGTGTTCGACATCGAGGAAACCGGCTCTCCGGTTTCCGTGATTTTTACGCTGCTGGCTTTCAGCACTTCAAAAACATCGTCACCGGAAACAGCTGCGATTTTCAAATCGCCAAGGCCCAGCTGAGCAGCAATTTCGCTGGTTTTTCTGGCTGCCGAGAGCGGGTTCGCAGCGCCCATATTGGTAACGATCTTGACGCCGTTCTTCTTGCAGGCGGGGAGAACCGCCTGCATACGTTCGGTCAGAAGAGGGTCATAGCCTTTTTCCGGATCATTCAATTTTGCTCTCTGGGCAATCGCAATTGTCCGTTCGGCGAGGCATTCGAAGACGAGATAGTCGATGTCTCCCTTTTCTGCCAATTCGACGGCAGGTTCGATACGGTCACCGGAGTAACCGGCACCGGATCCAATACGAATGGTCTTCATATCGAATATTCCTTGTTCTTGTTATTAGGCCATGCCTTAAGGTCGATTAGATCGGGAACACGCCGAAGATCACGGCCGCAATCGTCATGATGATCGAAATTGCGAAGACCAGCGGAATGGTGAATTTCTGATGCTCACCAAGCGGAACGCCCGTAAGCCCGATCAAAAGGAAGGTGGACGCAGTCAGTGGGCTGACAGGGAAGCCTGTCGTCATCTGACCAAGGATAGAAGCCTGACCGATTGCAATCGGATCGCCACCAAAGGTCTTGTAGACGTCGGCAATCACTGGCATGACGCCGAAATAGTAGCTGTCCGGGTCAAACAGCAGGCTGAATGGCATGGACAGTGCGCCCACCATGGCAGGCATGTGTGAAGCGAAATCTGCAGGGACAAAATTCGCCGCCGTTTCGGCCATTGCCTTGAGCATGCCAGTGTCACGCATGATGCCGGTAAACGCCCCTGCGGCAAACAGGATCGATGCCATCATCAAGGCAGCTTTTGCATGGGCATCAATGCGGGCTTTCTGGCTATCCGGTTTTGGATAGTTGATCACCAACGCGACAACGGTGCCGAGCATGAAGGACACAGCGGCAGGCAAGAGACCTGAGATCATTGAGGCGAGAACAGCGATGGTCAGCAAGATGTTCAGCCAGAAGAGTTTCGGACGGCGAAGTTCCTGTTCTTCTTCGGTCAGTTCACGGACATGAACTTCTGTGTGATCGACGCCAGCCATATCACCGGAAGTGCCAAGACGTTTCTCTTCCCTCAGGC belongs to uncultured Cohaesibacter sp. and includes:
- a CDS encoding acetyl-CoA C-acetyltransferase, whose protein sequence is MSDIIIAAAARTAVGNFNGGLADVSAHTLGATVIRALLERSNVDPMEISDVILGQVLTAGQGQNPARQSAIKAGLPETSTALTINQVCGSGLRAVGLAMQAIKCGDASIVIAGGQENMSQAPHAINLRKGTKMGPATMEDTMIKDGLWDAFHDYHMGITAENVATSCGISRENQDRLAAESQRRAAAAREAGKFDAEIVPVSIQTRKGEVIVEKDEFIRPETTADSLSKLRPAFKKDGTVTAGNASGLNDGAAAVLMMTAEEAMSRGIKPMAKVVSWATAGVDPALMGTGPIAASRKALNKAGWVPDDLDLIEANEAFAAQAAAVNDEMGWDTSKVNVNGGAIALGHPIGASGARILVTLLHEMERRDAKKALATLCIGGGMGIALCIERA
- a CDS encoding 3-oxoacid CoA-transferase subunit B yields the protein MDSKTLIASRVAQELKSGDLINLGIGLPTMVADFLPKDVEVFFQSENGIVGMSSLNDPNLQDEDLTDAGGSPISADPGACAFDSCMSFSLIRGGHLDVTVLGGLQVDEKGQLANWMVPGKMVPGMGGAMDLVAGAKRVIVAMTHTAKGSPKIVKECDLPLTALRRVDLIVTDLAVIEPTDDGLVLREVGPGVTVEQVLEATQATLIVPEIVGEMQVCH
- a CDS encoding 3-oxoacid CoA-transferase subunit A; translated protein: MSNVISLEDAIAKIPDGAVLMIGGFMGVGTPPRLIDELVKQKKGNLTIIANDTARPGCGIGKLVEAGLVKKVITSHIGTNPLTQQKMIAGEIEVELVPQGTLAERIRAGGSGLGAVVTPTGVGTPAQDGQALIEIDGKTYILAKPLKADFALVNAKISDHLGNLTYNLTARNFNPLMAMAAETVIVEAQTLVPRGTLSPDVIATPHVLVDYLVAKERVNG
- a CDS encoding acyclic terpene utilization AtuA family protein, which encodes MKTIRIGSGAGYSGDRIEPAVELAEKGDIDYLVFECLAERTIAIAQRAKLNDPEKGYDPLLTERMQAVLPACKKNGVKIVTNMGAANPLSAARKTSEIAAQLGLGDLKIAAVSGDDVFEVLKASSVKITETGEPVSSMSNTIVSANAYVGAEPIAKALMDGADVVITGRVADPSMFLAPQIVEFGWALDDWDKLGKGTAVGHLLECGGQVTGGYYAEPGKKDIEGLGHLGFPIAEVSENGEIVITKIAEAGGSVTVDTCKEQILYEVHDPRSYLTPDVTADFSQITFEQIAKDRVKVGNVTGRERPATLKASVGYVDGYIGEGEMSYAGPGCVARGKLALEIVKERLQIGKVETSELRFDLIGVNAIHGDVLAPQPEPTEVRIRVAGRCDTMKEAVKIGNEVETLYTNGPASGGGAGKSAKQVVAMLSALLPRDFVVPSVQFIED
- a CDS encoding citrate:proton symporter, with amino-acid sequence MTNKLSPLVALILVPLAAALIGGFGMESATFMVGGIKKISSVAAMFVFAIVFFGILSDAGMMDPIINRVLKTVGMKPARITVGTAILALIVHLDGSGAVTFLVTIPAMLPLYDRLKMRRVILAAIAAMAAGTANMLPWGGPTLRAATSLNVPVTDVFNPLIGVWVVGLISVLGIAYFLGLREEKRLGTSGDMAGVDHTEVHVRELTEEEQELRRPKLFWLNILLTIAVLASMISGLLPAAVSFMLGTVVALVINYPKPDSQKARIDAHAKAALMMASILFAAGAFTGIMRDTGMLKAMAETAANFVPADFASHMPAMVGALSMPFSLLFDPDSYYFGVMPVIADVYKTFGGDPIAIGQASILGQMTTGFPVSPLTASTFLLIGLTGVPLGEHQKFTIPLVFAISIIMTIAAVIFGVFPI